A DNA window from Mastomys coucha isolate ucsf_1 unplaced genomic scaffold, UCSF_Mcou_1 pScaffold21, whole genome shotgun sequence contains the following coding sequences:
- the Gal gene encoding galanin peptides, with translation MARGSVILLAWLLLVATLSATLGLGMPAKEKRGWTLNSAGYLLGPHAIDNHRSFSDKHGLTGKRELQLEVEEGRPGSVDVPLPESNVVRTIMEFLSFLHLKEAGALDSLPGIPLAASSEDLEQS, from the exons atggccagaggcagcGTTATCCTGCTAGCCTGGCTCCTGTTGGTTGCGACCCTGTCAGCCACTCTGGGGCTTGGGATGCCC gcaaaggagaagagaggTTGGACCCTGAACAGCGCTGGCTACCTTCTGGGCCCAC ATGCCATTGACAACCACAGATCATTTAGCGACAAGCATGGCCTCACAGGCAAGAGGGAGTTACAACTGGAAGTGGAGGAAGGGAGACCAG GAAGTGTTGATGTGCCCCTGCCTGAGAGCAACGTTGTCCGCACGATAATGGAGTTTCTCAGTTTCTTGCACCTTAAAG AGGCTGGGGCTCTCGACAGCCTGCCTGGCATCCCCTTGGCCGCCTCCTCAGAAGACCTAGAGCAGTCCTGA